A genomic stretch from Chloroflexota bacterium includes:
- a CDS encoding calcium-transporting P-type ATPase, PMR1-type: MTDNHQEWHVQEAAAVIQSLDSSEQGLSEAEAESRLSQYGPNELRETRRVSSLKMLLAQLASFLIVILIIAAIVSAAIGEWVEAIAIIIIIILAAVLGFVQEYRAERALEALKNMAAPTASVIRDAMEKQIPAREVVPGDIVVLRTGDRVPADLRILEAMNLRTNESSLTGESVPVEKTATTLPTKGAPISERVNMAFMGTLVTYGRGKAIAVATGMSTEFGKIAHMLEEAETRKTPLQLSLDRTGRWIGIFALAVCAAIAAFGVARGHGAIEMLVWGAALAVAVIPEALPAVVTISLALGVRRMVRRNALIRNLPAVETLGSTSVICSDKTGTLTRNEMTVRRAWVNGRVIDIGGAGYTLEGDFSVAGKTFDPQEDIHLQTLLRVGALCNDARLTPDDGSWHIQGDPTEGALIVAAAKAKILQDQSNAEFPRLDELPFSAERKRMTTIHQGTKGKLAYSKGAPEIILDSCTRIYQNGEEKELSHRDKEKIMDIARGMAEDALRVLAMAYKPLSDTEPAVNAEQAMVFVGLVGMIDPPREEVKAAIKVCEEAGIKPVMITGDHKLTAVAVARELGLLKESIALSGAELDELSDQEFERIVEQVNVYARVSPAHKMRVIDALAKKGYVVAMTGDGVNDAPALKKADIGVAMGVTGTDVSKEAADMVLIDDNFASIVAAVEEGRSIFANIRKFLTYLLTDNLGTVIAMVAALLWGLPLPLAAAQILFINLLMDGAPAIALGVEPPEPGMMKRPPRNPRASIFNRYAIIYISCVGLWIGVAALSVFRWSAGESLTKSMTLFFATLIMLRLANAFNCRSASTSVFRIGLFSNKWLVYACASSFLLMLAAIYVPFLQVALKTAPLTLGDWIVVVGVGSTVLIAVEIAKFIASWRIFQHPTPHHQTAPAANG, encoded by the coding sequence GTGACCGATAACCACCAAGAATGGCATGTTCAAGAAGCTGCTGCCGTAATCCAGTCGCTCGATTCCTCAGAGCAAGGACTAAGCGAGGCGGAAGCTGAATCCCGTCTATCCCAGTACGGGCCGAACGAACTCAGAGAGACAAGAAGAGTATCTTCTCTCAAGATGTTGCTAGCCCAGCTCGCCAGCTTCTTGATAGTCATATTGATCATTGCGGCTATCGTCTCTGCTGCTATCGGGGAATGGGTGGAAGCCATCGCAATTATTATCATCATCATCCTGGCTGCTGTCCTCGGCTTTGTTCAGGAATACCGAGCCGAGAGAGCGCTGGAAGCCTTGAAGAATATGGCCGCCCCAACTGCTTCAGTGATCCGCGATGCCATGGAGAAGCAAATACCCGCCCGGGAAGTGGTGCCCGGGGACATAGTTGTGCTGCGAACTGGAGATAGAGTACCCGCTGACTTGCGTATCCTCGAAGCGATGAATTTGAGGACAAACGAGTCTTCTCTCACCGGCGAGTCAGTTCCGGTGGAGAAAACTGCCACTACCCTCCCCACTAAGGGAGCTCCCATAAGCGAAAGAGTGAATATGGCATTTATGGGCACCTTGGTTACCTATGGCAGAGGAAAGGCCATTGCGGTGGCTACAGGTATGTCTACGGAATTTGGCAAGATCGCCCACATGCTTGAGGAAGCGGAGACGAGGAAAACACCTCTCCAGCTTAGTCTGGACAGAACCGGAAGATGGATCGGGATATTTGCTCTGGCAGTATGTGCTGCGATCGCCGCTTTTGGAGTCGCCCGCGGACACGGAGCAATAGAAATGCTTGTCTGGGGAGCAGCTCTCGCAGTTGCCGTGATACCCGAGGCATTGCCTGCCGTAGTAACCATCAGTCTCGCCCTAGGTGTTCGCCGCATGGTGAGACGCAATGCCCTTATCCGTAACCTGCCCGCAGTAGAAACCTTGGGCTCGACTTCAGTCATTTGCTCGGACAAGACAGGCACTTTAACCCGGAATGAGATGACGGTACGCCGAGCATGGGTCAATGGCAGGGTCATTGACATTGGCGGTGCCGGATACACGCTGGAGGGAGACTTCTCCGTGGCTGGCAAGACCTTTGATCCCCAGGAGGACATTCATCTTCAGACTCTGCTCCGGGTAGGTGCCCTGTGCAATGATGCTCGCCTCACCCCCGATGACGGCTCGTGGCATATTCAAGGTGACCCCACCGAAGGGGCATTGATTGTAGCTGCGGCCAAGGCCAAGATATTGCAGGACCAGTCTAACGCTGAGTTTCCTCGACTGGATGAGCTACCTTTCTCCGCCGAAAGGAAAAGGATGACCACCATTCACCAGGGAACTAAGGGAAAGCTGGCCTACAGCAAGGGAGCCCCTGAGATAATCCTTGACTCCTGCACTCGTATTTACCAAAACGGCGAAGAAAAAGAACTAAGCCATAGAGATAAAGAGAAAATCATGGATATAGCCCGCGGCATGGCTGAGGACGCCTTGCGCGTATTGGCTATGGCATATAAGCCATTGTCCGATACTGAGCCTGCTGTCAATGCCGAACAGGCGATGGTTTTTGTCGGTCTTGTCGGGATGATCGACCCACCACGAGAAGAGGTCAAGGCAGCGATTAAGGTATGTGAGGAAGCTGGCATAAAGCCGGTTATGATTACTGGGGATCATAAGCTCACGGCAGTAGCCGTGGCACGGGAGCTTGGTCTGCTCAAGGAAAGCATAGCTCTTAGCGGAGCTGAACTGGATGAATTGAGCGATCAGGAGTTCGAGCGGATAGTGGAGCAGGTGAACGTTTATGCCCGGGTCTCCCCAGCTCACAAGATGCGGGTGATAGACGCCCTGGCCAAGAAAGGATATGTAGTAGCCATGACTGGGGATGGGGTGAATGATGCCCCTGCCCTGAAGAAGGCAGATATCGGGGTTGCTATGGGGGTAACTGGGACCGACGTCAGCAAGGAAGCTGCCGACATGGTTCTAATAGATGACAATTTTGCCTCCATTGTGGCGGCCGTGGAGGAGGGCCGAAGCATCTTTGCCAACATAAGAAAATTTCTGACATACCTCCTCACTGATAATTTGGGGACGGTTATTGCCATGGTAGCTGCACTGCTTTGGGGTCTGCCTTTGCCTCTGGCGGCCGCCCAGATACTGTTCATAAACTTGCTCATGGATGGTGCCCCGGCCATCGCCCTAGGGGTGGAGCCGCCAGAGCCTGGCATGATGAAGCGGCCACCACGCAACCCCCGGGCCAGCATCTTCAATCGCTATGCTATTATCTATATTTCTTGCGTTGGGCTATGGATTGGCGTTGCTGCTTTGTCAGTGTTCAGATGGAGTGCCGGTGAGAGTCTCACCAAGTCCATGACGCTGTTTTTCGCTACCTTGATTATGCTGCGGTTGGCCAATGCGTTTAACTGCCGCTCGGCTAGCACTTCTGTCTTCCGGATAGGGCTTTTCAGCAACAAATGGCTAGTCTATGCCTGCGCCAGTTCATTTCTCCTCATGCTGGCAGCTATCTACGTGCCCTTCCTTCAGGTTGCCCTGAAGACAGCCCCCCTAACCCTGGGGGACTGGATCGTAGTCGTTGGCGTTGGCTCCACAGTTCTCATCGCCGTGGAGATTGCCAAATTCATCGCCTCGTGGCGCATCTTCCAACACCCCACACCCCACCATCAAACAGCGCCCGCCGCAAATGGTTAA
- a CDS encoding class II aldolase/adducin family protein, producing MWDSEKKTVLQAARLLAEKGLVVGTSGNVSLRFRETSGRELVVITPTGRYYNTLGLDDLVVVDLDGERIDGRHAPSEEKLLHIGIYKARQKLNAVIHSHPVFSSAVAAAGLDIPPFLDDQVVYLGGEIKVAAYALPGSLELAKNAISALGPRNAVLLANHGALSVGKDMQEAFAICELMEKTARTYIFALSLGRVNPLPAEAIEMETAFFQSHHGDAEGKQTPG from the coding sequence ATGTGGGATTCTGAGAAGAAAACGGTGCTTCAGGCGGCCCGATTGTTGGCAGAAAAGGGCCTGGTGGTGGGCACTTCTGGAAATGTCAGCCTGCGCTTCAGGGAGACCAGTGGACGGGAGCTGGTGGTCATTACCCCCACCGGGCGCTATTACAATACGCTGGGCCTCGATGACCTGGTAGTGGTCGATCTTGACGGGGAGCGCATCGACGGGAGGCACGCTCCCTCTGAAGAGAAGCTGCTTCACATCGGGATTTACAAAGCGCGCCAGAAGCTGAACGCCGTTATCCACTCCCACCCCGTTTTTAGCAGTGCCGTTGCCGCTGCTGGCCTGGATATCCCTCCCTTTCTCGATGATCAGGTGGTCTACCTTGGCGGCGAGATAAAAGTGGCCGCCTATGCTCTGCCTGGCAGCCTGGAACTGGCCAAAAATGCGATTTCCGCGCTGGGGCCACGAAATGCTGTCCTTCTAGCCAATCATGGCGCTCTCAGCGTGGGAAAAGACATGCAGGAGGCCTTTGCCATTTGCGAGTTAATGGAAAAGACAGCCAGGACATATATCTTCGCCCTGAGCCTGGGGAGAGTTAACCCCTTGCCTGCTGAGGCAATCGAGATGGAGACGGCCTTTTTCCAATCGCACCACGGCGACGCCGAGGGGAAGCAGACGCCGGGATGA
- a CDS encoding FAD-binding protein, whose product MKEPMKLEYLFKPINIKSMKLKNRIVMAPMGTLMANEDGSPSDRVLDYYEARAVGGAGFIMVEDTVIHPSIAFGMGEIAITSMYDDRFIPAWKRFTDHLHAVGAKLSIQVWHPGRQAPAIGPDRPPWAPSLPPCPCPYCQDVPHVMSISEIQEIIDSFAQAARRVQESGFDAVEIGGAHGYLIAQFMSSYSNKRTDKYGGDLISRMRFALEVLEASRAKVGPDFPIIFRFSADERVTEGRNLDESLAIAPWLVAAGADCLHVSTGVYVNAETYIVAPAAVPKGHNVYAAEQIKKVVNVPVIASGRLNDPLMADQVIAQGKADLVAIGRGLYADPEWPNKVAAGRFEDIRWCTSCLDGCIHSLRTTFATKCQVNPEVGRERQMAITPAARTKRVLVVGGGPAGMEAARVAALRGHHVTLYEKEKELGGQFRIASIPPTKQEIIPFLKYQARQLSQTGVKVVLGQEATAATVKDLKPEVVIIATGSKPLIPDILGADGQNVVTAHDVLTFRVTTGRKVLVAGGGMVGCETADLLASYGREVTIIEMLPELAADMAHGPRYFLLQRLAEQKVKAVTSATIQRITSDGVVINHDGKEETIRGMDTIVLAMGAVSVNRLAREIEGKVSQVHVIGDAETPGKAMEAIAAGAQIGRAI is encoded by the coding sequence ATGAAAGAGCCGATGAAGCTGGAATATCTCTTCAAGCCAATCAACATCAAGAGCATGAAACTGAAGAACCGCATAGTCATGGCCCCCATGGGGACACTCATGGCCAATGAGGATGGCTCGCCCAGTGACAGAGTGCTGGACTACTATGAGGCCAGGGCCGTCGGCGGCGCTGGATTCATCATGGTGGAGGACACCGTTATCCATCCCTCCATCGCCTTTGGCATGGGCGAGATCGCCATAACTTCCATGTACGACGACAGGTTTATCCCAGCCTGGAAACGGTTCACCGACCATCTTCATGCGGTCGGAGCCAAGCTTTCCATCCAGGTCTGGCACCCTGGCCGGCAAGCACCGGCAATCGGCCCGGACAGGCCACCCTGGGCTCCGTCGCTGCCGCCATGTCCTTGCCCCTACTGCCAGGATGTGCCCCATGTGATGTCCATTTCAGAAATCCAGGAGATAATCGACTCTTTCGCTCAGGCTGCCCGCCGCGTCCAGGAGTCAGGGTTTGACGCTGTAGAGATCGGTGGCGCTCATGGGTATCTCATCGCTCAGTTTATGTCATCTTACAGCAACAAGCGAACGGACAAGTACGGCGGAGACCTCATCAGCCGGATGCGTTTCGCCCTGGAAGTCCTGGAGGCCTCACGGGCAAAGGTAGGGCCAGATTTCCCTATCATCTTTCGCTTCAGTGCCGATGAGCGGGTTACTGAAGGCCGTAATCTGGACGAATCCCTGGCCATCGCTCCGTGGCTCGTCGCCGCCGGGGCGGACTGCCTCCATGTCTCAACAGGGGTCTATGTCAACGCAGAGACCTACATAGTTGCCCCTGCGGCTGTCCCCAAGGGGCACAACGTGTATGCCGCCGAACAAATCAAGAAGGTGGTAAACGTGCCTGTCATAGCCTCCGGCAGGCTAAATGATCCCTTGATGGCCGACCAGGTGATAGCCCAGGGCAAGGCCGACCTGGTGGCTATCGGGCGGGGCCTTTACGCCGACCCGGAGTGGCCGAACAAGGTGGCCGCCGGGCGGTTTGAGGACATTCGATGGTGTACCAGTTGCCTCGACGGGTGCATCCACAGCCTGAGGACAACCTTTGCTACTAAGTGCCAGGTGAACCCGGAGGTAGGCCGCGAGAGACAGATGGCCATCACCCCGGCCGCTCGTACTAAGCGCGTCCTGGTGGTCGGTGGTGGGCCTGCCGGGATGGAGGCCGCCCGCGTGGCCGCCCTCAGAGGGCACCATGTTACGCTCTACGAGAAAGAAAAGGAGCTTGGCGGGCAGTTTCGCATCGCCTCCATCCCACCAACAAAGCAGGAGATCATACCCTTCCTCAAATATCAGGCGCGGCAGTTGAGCCAGACCGGGGTGAAGGTGGTGCTGGGGCAGGAGGCCACAGCGGCCACTGTGAAAGATCTGAAGCCCGAAGTGGTGATCATTGCTACCGGCAGCAAGCCCCTCATCCCTGATATCCTGGGGGCAGACGGCCAGAATGTGGTTACCGCCCACGATGTCCTCACCTTTAGGGTGACTACTGGCCGAAAGGTGCTCGTGGCAGGGGGCGGCATGGTGGGCTGTGAGACCGCTGACCTTCTGGCGTCCTATGGACGGGAAGTCACCATCATCGAGATGCTGCCTGAGCTTGCCGCTGACATGGCTCATGGCCCAAGGTATTTTCTGCTCCAGCGTCTGGCCGAGCAGAAGGTAAAGGCGGTCACATCAGCCACCATTCAGAGGATAACCAGCGACGGAGTAGTCATCAACCATGATGGCAAAGAGGAGACCATCAGAGGAATGGATACCATCGTCCTGGCTATGGGGGCGGTGTCCGTCAACCGGTTGGCCAGGGAGATCGAGGGCAAGGTCAGCCAGGTGCATGTCATTGGTGACGCCGAGACTCCAGGCAAGGCCATGGAAGCCATCGCTGCCGGCGCACAGATAGGCAGGGCTATCTAG
- a CDS encoding PAS domain S-box protein yields MDSMKGNSKKEPKAPLKAPRKKQARARRKPAGEALRQSESVFRALFESALDGALIVDSELKVVAASEAAARMYGLGSGMDAIGLSILDFVAPEEKERVARVITEDLLEKDLRHVEEYRTLAGDGREIWISATGTRIEYEGKLAGLISLKDITEHKQAEESLRRSEDKFATAFRACPDPVCITTLKEGRYVDVNDSFLRATGYQREKVIGHTTPELGVFARQEDRDRVIRMVQTEGRISDLEFDFHTRSGQIRTGLVSVELIDLRGEPCLLTIANDITERRRAEEALKLQKAYFQQLFDNSPEGIAWLNDADRIVNVNAGFETLFGYRAEEIRGRLINDVVVPEDRLEEASALSWASQHRDVILQKDTVRKRKDGSLVDVSALGCPIRFGDDTVGVYVIYRDITERKRSEKELRKSEERYRSLFDSHVDPVTVYDIDGRLLLINAVGARNFGGRPEDFVGKSYHELFPEQGAAYQERHRQVALSGTPAEFEDMVEFPSGKRWFLSVLHPIKDERGNTYAVQIISHHITERKRAEEALQQREQYFRSLLENARDAVLVVNDDVTISYQSPPYTRTLGYVPEEELGGSLLDKIHPDDVTKLSDDLARLLQNPSHASHFEVRIRTRDGSWHIIEGVARNLLHDSAVHGIVVNFGDITERKRTEEALKQSEEKYRLLAENVTDLIYVMDTDMKVTYLNPAITRLLGFSVEEGMTRSLADSMTPASLGIAARALQSVLNAGKLPPGDFQDHGRTELEMYRKDGSIMWAESVVSVMRDSDGRPTGILGVTRDISQRKQVEEALRESEAKYAAVAEQAADGIVIVQDGLIKFANKAHAQITGYSVAELTGMPFLDTIDPSDRDLVARRYDRRMAGTPVSAILETRMLCKDGTVKEAEARATTIQYQGRPAALAVIRDVTERRRAEQELQHKEEFYRSLIENASDAMAILNTDGTIRYQSPSYLNVLGYLPEEEAGRNLSDHIHPDDIAWALEDLARLLQDPSYVSRFELRVRFRDGSWHTIEGTSRNLLHHPAVEGIVVNFHDITERKRAEEELQQAYERETQLRSELVEEMQKRVELTRALVHELKTPLTSVIASSELMALELPEGPLSRMAKNIHRSAGNLNNRIDELLDVARGELGMLRLNLMSVDPARVLKGLVEDMDPIALSQHQTLLLDLPPSLPPIWADESRLCQVGLNLLSNACKFTPQRGTITLRAKVEGDRLMVEVEDTGRGISEADQQWLFTPYYRGEADKERFSGLGLGLALSKMLVELHGGQMWVKSQQGKGSTFGFSLPLATESQQEQVFQGDEEE; encoded by the coding sequence ATGGACTCCATGAAAGGCAACAGCAAGAAGGAACCGAAAGCACCGCTAAAGGCACCGAGGAAAAAACAGGCTAGGGCAAGACGCAAGCCAGCAGGGGAAGCCCTGCGCCAGAGCGAAAGCGTGTTCAGGGCTCTGTTTGAGTCCGCACTTGACGGTGCGCTTATCGTGGACAGCGAATTGAAAGTAGTGGCTGCCAGTGAAGCTGCCGCCAGGATGTATGGCCTCGGGTCTGGCATGGATGCCATCGGACTGAGTATACTCGACTTTGTCGCTCCGGAAGAAAAAGAGCGAGTCGCCAGGGTTATTACCGAAGATTTGCTTGAAAAGGATTTGCGCCACGTTGAGGAGTACCGGACACTGGCTGGAGACGGCAGGGAAATATGGATAAGCGCCACAGGAACCAGGATCGAATACGAGGGAAAACTGGCCGGGCTGATTTCACTTAAGGACATCACCGAACACAAGCAGGCAGAAGAGTCCCTGCGCCGGTCGGAGGACAAGTTCGCCACAGCTTTTCGTGCCTGCCCCGACCCGGTATGCATCACGACGCTGAAGGAGGGACGCTATGTCGACGTGAACGACAGCTTCCTACGGGCTACGGGCTATCAGCGTGAGAAGGTAATCGGGCACACCACACCGGAGCTCGGCGTGTTTGCCAGGCAGGAGGATCGTGACAGAGTAATCCGCATGGTGCAGACAGAGGGGAGAATCAGCGATCTGGAATTTGACTTCCACACGAGGTCGGGCCAGATTCGTACGGGACTGGTCTCCGTAGAGCTTATCGATCTCCGCGGCGAGCCATGTTTGCTCACCATAGCTAACGACATCACCGAGCGCAGGCGCGCCGAGGAGGCGCTGAAGCTTCAGAAAGCCTACTTCCAGCAGCTCTTTGACAACTCCCCGGAAGGTATTGCCTGGCTGAATGATGCCGACAGGATCGTCAACGTCAACGCCGGGTTCGAGACGCTCTTTGGCTACCGGGCAGAGGAAATCAGAGGCCGCCTTATTAATGACGTTGTTGTCCCTGAAGACCGTCTTGAGGAAGCGTCAGCGTTATCTTGGGCAAGTCAGCATAGAGACGTCATCCTGCAGAAAGACACAGTGAGAAAACGCAAGGACGGCAGCCTGGTAGATGTATCCGCGCTGGGTTGCCCCATCCGGTTTGGTGACGATACAGTCGGGGTATATGTCATATACAGGGATATCACAGAACGCAAGCGGTCAGAAAAGGAACTGCGAAAATCCGAGGAGAGGTATCGGTCGCTTTTTGATAGCCATGTTGACCCCGTCACCGTTTATGACATTGATGGCCGCCTTCTATTGATCAACGCCGTCGGAGCCAGGAACTTCGGAGGAAGACCAGAAGATTTTGTCGGCAAATCGTATCACGAACTGTTCCCCGAACAGGGTGCCGCCTACCAGGAGAGACATCGGCAGGTAGCACTGTCAGGCACACCCGCAGAGTTTGAGGATATGGTGGAGTTTCCTTCCGGCAAACGCTGGTTTTTGTCAGTCCTCCACCCAATCAAAGACGAAAGAGGCAATACGTATGCGGTGCAAATTATTTCCCACCACATCACCGAGCGCAAGCGCGCAGAGGAAGCGCTCCAGCAGAGAGAGCAGTATTTTCGGTCGCTCTTAGAAAACGCTCGGGATGCCGTGCTGGTTGTGAATGATGATGTAACCATTAGCTACCAAAGCCCGCCTTATACTCGCACGCTGGGATACGTACCGGAGGAGGAACTTGGTGGTAGCCTGCTCGACAAAATACACCCGGATGATGTCACCAAGCTGTCTGATGATCTTGCTCGGTTGCTGCAAAACCCAAGCCACGCCTCGCATTTTGAGGTGCGTATCAGGACCAGGGACGGGTCATGGCACATTATCGAAGGTGTAGCCAGAAACCTTCTTCATGATTCGGCCGTGCATGGGATTGTAGTCAACTTCGGCGACATCACCGAGCGCAAGCGCACGGAGGAAGCGCTCAAACAGAGTGAGGAGAAATACCGTCTGCTGGCCGAGAATGTGACCGACCTGATATACGTCATGGATACGGACATGAAGGTCACCTACCTTAATCCGGCTATCACGCGATTGCTGGGCTTCAGCGTTGAGGAAGGGATGACCCGCAGCCTGGCAGATTCCATGACCCCCGCCTCGCTCGGGATTGCCGCCAGGGCCCTGCAAAGTGTACTCAATGCAGGGAAGTTGCCACCAGGAGACTTTCAAGATCATGGAAGGACGGAGCTGGAGATGTACCGCAAAGACGGCTCCATCATGTGGGCAGAAAGTGTAGTCTCAGTCATGCGCGACTCTGATGGCAGACCCACAGGAATTCTGGGAGTAACCCGCGACATTAGCCAGCGGAAGCAGGTTGAGGAGGCACTGCGGGAGTCTGAAGCCAAGTATGCTGCCGTGGCGGAGCAAGCGGCGGACGGCATAGTCATCGTGCAGGATGGGCTCATCAAGTTCGCCAACAAGGCTCATGCCCAGATTACCGGCTATTCCGTGGCAGAGCTGACCGGCATGCCCTTCCTGGATACAATAGACCCTTCAGACCGAGACCTGGTTGCCCGGAGATACGATAGGCGGATGGCCGGGACACCGGTTTCAGCTATCCTGGAAACTAGAATGCTGTGCAAAGATGGCACGGTAAAGGAGGCAGAGGCACGGGCTACTACCATCCAGTACCAGGGCAGGCCGGCTGCCCTAGCTGTCATCCGCGACGTCACCGAGCGCAGGCGGGCGGAGCAAGAGCTACAACACAAGGAAGAGTTCTACCGTTCATTGATAGAAAACGCTTCGGATGCCATGGCCATCCTTAATACTGATGGGACGATCCGCTACCAAAGCCCGTCTTATCTGAACGTGCTGGGGTACTTACCGGAGGAGGAAGCTGGCAGGAACTTGTCCGACCACATACACCCGGATGATATTGCCTGGGCGCTTGAGGATTTAGCCCGATTGCTGCAAGACCCGAGTTACGTCTCTCGTTTTGAGCTGCGTGTCAGGTTCAGAGATGGGTCCTGGCACACCATCGAAGGTACATCCAGAAACCTTCTCCATCATCCCGCCGTAGAGGGCATTGTGGTCAATTTTCACGACATCACCGAACGCAAGCGGGCAGAGGAAGAGCTGCAACAGGCTTACGAACGGGAAACACAATTGCGGTCTGAGTTAGTGGAGGAGATGCAGAAAAGGGTGGAGCTCACCAGAGCTTTGGTGCACGAGCTAAAGACGCCGCTCACCTCGGTGATCGCTTCCAGCGAACTGATGGCGCTGGAGCTTCCAGAAGGGCCACTGTCTAGAATGGCAAAGAACATCCACCGCAGTGCCGGGAATCTCAACAATAGGATTGACGAACTCCTCGACGTGGCCAGAGGCGAGCTAGGTATGCTCCGCCTGAATCTCATGTCCGTAGACCCAGCCAGAGTGCTGAAGGGACTGGTTGAGGACATGGACCCTATAGCTTTGAGTCAACACCAAACCTTGCTCCTGGATCTGCCGCCCTCCCTTCCGCCGATCTGGGCTGACGAGAGCCGCCTGTGCCAGGTGGGGCTCAATCTGCTGAGCAATGCCTGCAAATTCACCCCTCAGAGAGGAACGATCACGCTAAGGGCCAAAGTGGAGGGTGATAGGCTGATGGTGGAGGTGGAGGATACGGGTCGTGGGATAAGCGAGGCAGACCAGCAATGGCTGTTCACTCCCTATTACCGGGGCGAGGCAGATAAGGAGCGTTTCAGCGGATTGGGGCTAGGGCTCGCCTTGTCAAAGATGCTGGTGGAACTCCACGGGGGGCAGATGTGGGTAAAAAGCCAGCAGGGCAAAGGCAGCACCTTCGGCTTTTCACTGCCTCTAGCAACAGAGAGCCAGCAGGAACAGGTGTTCCAAGGAGATGAAGAAGAATGA
- a CDS encoding alpha/beta hydrolase, whose translation MNAQSQGFIRTDSDFLSRGTKCRGWLYRPKGTEHPPVVIMAHGFAAEKTFRLPAYAERFAAAGIAVYVFDYRCFGDSDGQPRNLVSPSRHLQDWKAALAHVRSLPEVDSHRIALWGSSFSGGHVIVTAAQDPDIKAITAQVPYVDSLSSRGKMELKQTMRGLVAACRDIFRLLTFRSPYYIPVVGDPGTLAVMNAPDSKPGYFSIVPQGSSWKNECPARIFFAVPFYRPITVARKVNCPALIIMAEKDSIIWPGIVEKAAARMPNARLIRMPVGHFDVYTGDWFEKTVQVEADFLKEHLM comes from the coding sequence ATGAACGCTCAATCCCAGGGGTTCATTAGGACTGATTCAGACTTTCTCAGCCGGGGAACAAAGTGCCGCGGCTGGCTTTACCGGCCAAAAGGGACAGAACACCCACCAGTGGTCATCATGGCTCATGGTTTTGCCGCGGAGAAGACTTTCAGACTGCCAGCCTACGCCGAAAGATTTGCCGCAGCAGGAATAGCAGTATACGTCTTTGACTATCGCTGCTTCGGGGATAGCGATGGACAGCCCAGAAACCTGGTAAGCCCCTCCCGTCACCTTCAGGACTGGAAAGCGGCCTTGGCCCATGTCCGCTCTCTCCCTGAGGTAGATAGCCACCGCATAGCCCTGTGGGGGAGTTCCTTCAGTGGAGGCCATGTTATAGTCACCGCGGCGCAAGATCCGGACATCAAAGCAATCACAGCTCAAGTGCCCTATGTGGATTCTTTGTCATCCCGTGGAAAGATGGAATTGAAACAGACAATGCGGGGTCTGGTGGCAGCTTGCCGGGATATATTCAGGCTACTCACCTTCCGCAGTCCTTACTATATCCCAGTTGTAGGCGATCCCGGCACACTGGCGGTGATGAATGCCCCGGACTCCAAGCCCGGCTATTTCTCCATCGTCCCTCAAGGTTCCTCCTGGAAGAACGAATGCCCGGCAAGGATATTCTTTGCCGTGCCATTCTACCGCCCGATAACGGTAGCCAGAAAGGTGAATTGTCCAGCACTGATCATCATGGCCGAAAAGGACTCTATTATTTGGCCGGGCATAGTAGAGAAAGCGGCTGCCAGAATGCCGAACGCCAGGCTCATCCGCATGCCCGTGGGTCATTTTGACGTTTATACCGGCGACTGGTTTGAGAAGACGGTCCAGGTTGAAGCCGATTTCTTGAAAGAGCACCTAATGTAA
- a CDS encoding SDR family oxidoreductase yields MDLGLAGKTVVVTGGGSNIGRGIVLGFAREGARVVNAEIDVEQGQKVVDEANGVGGEAVLIKTDVTEWGSVQEMARQTLDRFGHIDVLVNNAGGTQSMRPFVQKPREEWDWEIKLNYWGVINCTRAVVDCMIERQSGKIVNIASGSGQVGIGGVNLAVYGGAKGGVIALSRALAWELGRYGININVVSPGWIVPHTTDDVGEGSFWKQWGYDFFTPDKLKRAMKNWPIPRLGRPEDIADAVLFLASERASFLTGQTISVSGGLAMW; encoded by the coding sequence GTGGATCTGGGGTTAGCAGGCAAGACGGTAGTAGTTACTGGTGGTGGCTCCAATATCGGGCGGGGCATCGTTTTGGGCTTCGCCAGGGAGGGGGCAAGGGTTGTCAACGCCGAGATCGATGTAGAGCAGGGGCAAAAAGTAGTAGATGAGGCAAATGGCGTTGGTGGTGAGGCTGTCTTGATCAAAACGGATGTGACGGAGTGGGGCTCTGTACAGGAGATGGCGAGGCAAACGCTAGATAGATTCGGACATATAGACGTGCTGGTCAACAACGCGGGCGGGACGCAAAGCATGCGGCCGTTCGTGCAGAAACCCAGAGAGGAGTGGGACTGGGAGATAAAGCTGAACTATTGGGGGGTCATCAACTGCACCCGAGCTGTGGTTGATTGCATGATAGAGCGCCAGAGCGGGAAGATCGTCAACATTGCCTCCGGTTCAGGCCAGGTGGGAATCGGAGGAGTGAACCTGGCTGTTTACGGAGGCGCCAAGGGTGGGGTGATTGCACTGTCCAGGGCTTTGGCCTGGGAACTGGGCCGCTATGGGATAAACATCAACGTGGTCTCGCCCGGCTGGATCGTCCCTCATACCACAGACGACGTGGGTGAAGGGAGCTTTTGGAAGCAGTGGGGCTATGACTTCTTCACGCCCGACAAGCTGAAAAGAGCAATGAAGAACTGGCCTATCCCACGACTGGGCAGGCCGGAGGATATTGCCGACGCTGTCCTTTTTCTGGCATCTGAGCGGGCATCTTTTCTGACGGGCCAAACAATAAGCGTCAGCGGCGGACTTGCCATGTGGTAG